The Alkalihalophilus pseudofirmus nucleotide sequence TTACGGCTGGTTATGTAATGGCAAACGATCTAAATTTCAGGGAGAATATACTATGAAAAATTAAGTGTTATTCAAATGAATTAAACAGATGTTCCTGTAAGTGGTGTTTCAATTTTGTGATATATGAATCTAGCTCCGCGAGATTCATTGACGAATAAATTGAGAAGGTTGGTAATTTGTTAAAGCCGCAATATTCAAATGTCTTATGAATTGAAAGTAAAACCTGATCTTCACTTAACCCTTCTAAAAAATCGTCTTTCATGCCGTTAAACGCTGATTCCCTTGCCCCCCAAGTAACCGAGAGCATGTATTCTTTCTCATTGAACTTTCCACCTGTCCCAAACTTCTTAGCTTTTCCAAAGAACACATCTGGGACGAAGACATCATCTATATATTTCTTCAAAATACCCGGTAAGCTAAACCAATAAATAGGTGCTTGGATAATGACAACGTCTGCCCATTTAAACTTCTGAATCTCTTCATTTACGTGGTAGCCCTTTATAATATCGGTATGTATTACTTCATATCCCTTCGGTGTGAGTTCTGTAATATGCTTTACCATTGTATTATTTAACTGTCCTTGCGCCCTCTCGTAGTAATCATGTCCGTTAATGATCAATAGATTTCTCATATAGTACCTCCTTGAATAATTTGTAAACTAAGAGTACACTATTTATTGAAATCGTTACAGATGATTATTTCGATTGAAATGATCGTTATTTCCGATCGATGAGAAGGAGTACAAATGGACATTAAACAACTTCGCACATTTTTAGTTGCTTCAAAGACCTTGAATTTCACAAAAACAGCAGAGCAAATGCAATATGCTCAATCCAGCGTCACCGCTCAAATAAAAAAGCTAGAAGCTGAGTTTGACCTTAAGCTGTTTGAACGGCTTGGAAAAAGGTTAGTTCTTACTCAATCTGGAGAAAGCTTAAGACAATATGCTACAAAGATCGTACATTTAGAAGAAGAAGCTAGAAAATCCCTAAAAGCTGACCATAATGGAGGAACGCTTATAATTGGGGCACAAGAAAGTCAATGCACATATCGTTTGCCAGGCTTATTACGGGACTACAAACTAAAGTACCCATCTATTCAACTAATATTTAAAGCTGCTCATTCAGATGAAATGGCCACCAAAAGTTTGATGAAAGGAGAAATTGATTTAGCCTTTATAATGGATGCTCAAAAAATGAACCCCTATGTTCAATCGACCCCTTTAATCCAAGAAAAATTGCTTTTGATTTGCTCACCAACTCATTCTTTAGCTGCTCAAAGTACGGTTATCCCTGAAGAATTAGGAACTGAAACCATTTTGTATACAGAGAGTGGCTGCCCATACAGAAACACTTTCGAAGATATTCTAAATAATCATCAAGTCACTCCTAAAACTACTCTTGAATTTATTAGTTTAGAAGCGATAAAACAATGTGTAATCTCAAATCTGGGTGTGGCTGTTCTACCAGAAATGGTAGTTAAAGAAGAATTAAAAAAGACTGAATTGGTAGAGTTGAAATTCAAAGTAGAGATGCCCACTCTAACCACACAAATGGCCTTACATAAAGATAAGTGGGTAAGCCCGCAACTAGCAGATTTTATAGGTATGACAAAGGAATATTTTAAATGATATGTATGTTGTCTCATGTTCAATAATAGACAGGCCTAAGTACTTACAGCAAAGAGGTGATCGGGTGAAAAAAGAGAAACGTTCCTTTCGCGACTATAGCTATAAGGAGAGAGCAATTGCAAATAGTAAATTTACAGTAATTCTAGCACTATTTATTTTATTTCCAGAATACCCTTTATGGTTATATCTTCTTACTATGTGTGTAATGGGGATCGGGATCCTCTATAATATAGTCATGCACGTTAAAACAAAAAGAAAGAAAGCATCCAAATAGCTCTAAAGCGTTCGGTTGACGAGGAAAAAAGTGCAAATAATTGTGTCAATGGTATGCTAATCAGCATATATATTAACAACCAATTGGTCATGTAAATGGCAAGTAAAAAAGCTCAGATATCTGAGCTTTTTTATGATGTGTAATGACTATTCTTCTTCAACTAACGCACCCAATAGTTTAAGTGTAATTATTCACAATCTTTACTTTCGAAAAGTATCAGCTACTAAATTCACTTAAGTAGTAAAGGTGATTTTCTCTGCCATAGTTATATCGTTTGTTATACATTTTTAAATCAAGAGTAATGGTTTTTTGGTATTATTTAATGTTGTAGGCAAAGATTATAAGAATACATAAATTAGCCTCCGTTGATACAATTAGCGCAATTTTCACTTAAGTGGTACTGAGATTATTATTAAAGGAGTTATAAATGAAAATTCAAAAAAAATATTATCGCATTGGTGAAATATCAGACATATTCGGAATTCCAAAACAAACTTTAAGATATTACGATAAAATAGGTAAGTTTTCACCTGAATACACAGATGAAGAGAATGGATACAGGTATTACTCGCTAAGTCAACTGCAATATTTACACGCTTTAAAAGTTTTTAAAATTATGGGCGTCTCTTCTAGTGATATTGATAAATACATGTCTACAGATTGGGATTTGGAAAAATTAAAAGAAAATTACGAGATGCAAATAAAGCGTATTAATAACGATATTAGAAATCTAATTTCCATGAAAAAAAGCCTTAAGGGAAAAATTCATCACTTCAATGAATTAAGAAAGAATAATATAAACGATATTACTTTAGTTGAAAGAGATGAAAAAATAATTTATACAAAGGATGTACAGATTAATTCCGTTGAGGAGCAAGAAATAGAGTATTATAAAGCTTTTGAATCTCTTGCTGAAGCAAATCAGCTTATACAAGTTAACCCTGGTTTTATTGTCAAAAAAACATCTTTTGTAAACGATAGCACTATTGCTTCCTCACTTTTCTTAGATATACCTAACAACATTCCAAATGATTATAATACTTCTATAATTCCTAAAGGGTATTTTTTATCGCTATATATAGAAGATAGTTATTCAAATTCTCCTATTTATTATAAGAAACTTAAGGATTACATAGAAGAAAATGAAATAGAAATACTAAGTGATGTTTTTGAATTTTGTTATACGGTCTTACCATCAAAAGAAAATGATTTAAGTTCCTGGGAATTGTTAGTAAGAATTAACCCGTTGACCTTACAGTTACTGTAGGGTTTATAGTATAAACAACCACTTATTAAAATATTGGTTTAAAGTGGTTAACACAAGGTGAAAACCTAAAATAAAATTATAGATAAGGAGCCAAGAAAAAATGATTAAAGTAGCAATTGTTTACCATAGTGAAGGCGGACGAACTAAAAAACAAGCAGAAGCGATTCGTCGTGGTGCTGAGTCTTTAGAGGGGACAGAAGTTCTTTTTCTTACAACTCAAGAAGCAAGCGAACGTCTTGAAGATTTAGATAGGGCAGATGCGATTGTCTTTGGATCTCCAACCTATTTGGGAAGTATGTCTGCTGAAATGAAAAGATTTCTTGAATCTGGAATTGATCGTTGGTTTTCTAGAGCGTGGCAAAATAAAATTGCCGGGACTTTTACACATTCAACAAACTTCTCAGGCGACAAGGTGAATACACTTATTGGTATGTTATTTAATGCGATGCAACAAGGTATGATCTATGTTAGTCTTGGACAACTACCAGCTTCAAATGAACCTGATTCTATGAAGAGCCTTGTTGGTCCAAGTCCAGATGCTATCAACCGGATTGATGGAAGTATTGGCGCAATGGCAACAAGTTTTGAAGTTAAAGCTGATGAAGCACCATCGAAAGGCGATATTCTCACAGCAGAAGCATATGGTCGTAGAATTGCGGATATCACAGCACAGTTTGCTCGTGGTCGTCAGTAATTAACTTTTAATAAATAAAGCCCTTTTGATTTATATATCAAAGGGCTTTTTGTGTCATTTTTCAAAATAAGAGAAAAGTGAAAAGGCGTTATCAATCAACCGAGACACGAGCTTGTACATTTCTATTTGATATTATCTTCTTCAGTATAGATAGGAAATATTCAAGTGAAAGCATGGCAACAACAAGTGTCGGATTAGAATTTTCACTTGTAGAATACTGTAAGATCAAAGCTGGCGATATTATCCTCCTAATAGTGACCATGCTCCTACCAGTCCATCAAGATGCACAATATTAGTTATATCACCTTAGCCTCCTGTAAACACATAATAATTTTTCGTAGATTACAATAAAGAAATGTGGGGACATTCTCCACACTCTTTTTAAACTAACGCACCCGTTCGTAATATAAGGTTAGCCAGATAAGAAAATATTTCTGGTTGACCTTATTTTTTATGGTCATATGATAGCGGTAGTCGGGGTAGAACGTCGCACCCGTGGGACTCGATCCCGTTAGCTAAACTGTTCGCCCCCTACTTGTATGAACATGTTTCAGGCTGGTTGGGACATAGAAATGATCCCGTTTAACAAGCGAACCTATGACACTACAAGAAGCTCTAGGGGTTACCGACTAATTTATTTCTAGGAGTTGATAAACAATGAATCCAGTCATCGGTCTGGATGTCTCAAAAGGAGAAAGTCAGGTTCAAGCCTTCTTGGACAAGGGAAAGCCTTATCGTAAGAGTTTCAGTATTAAACATAATCGTGAGGGTCTCGAGACATTCTTGGCATTTCTTCAAGAAGTCGAACAAGCAGCACAAGGACAACCACCTTCTGTGGTTTTAGAGTCGACAGGTCATTATCATCTACCTGTGATTCAGTTTCTGGAGGACCAAAAGTATGTGTATATTGTCATCAACCCACTCATTTCGCATCGAGCGAAAAGTTCGAGCTTACGCAAGGTAAAAACAGATGCCGTTGATGCGTATCATTTGTGCGAGCTTTACTACAAGGAGGAGCTTGAACCCTATAAAAAACGAGGGATTCAACTCTTAAATCTTCGTAATTTAACCAGACAACAAGAGACGATCGCTGAAGTATCGGCGAATACGAAACTACAACTCCATTCCTTATTGGATCAGGTGTTTCCTGAATACAGAGGCGTATTTGGTAGTTTGTATTCGAAGGTATCGTTATTAACCCTGCAGGCTTTTCCAACTTCAGAGGCTGTCTTACAAGTGGATGAGTCTGAATTGGTCGAAAAGATCGCTTCGTTATGTAAAAGTCGTTCTGAGAGGTGGGCCATAGAAAAAGCACAAAAGCTGCGAGAGGCTGCCTTGCGTAACCCGTTTCAAAAGAATTTGTATGAGAGTCATATTTTTAATTTGGAGATGTTAACGAACATCGTTCTTCAATACCAAGAGCACCTATCCAACATCGCAACTGAAATAGATGCCCTTGCGAAAGAAATTGAAGAATATCAGATTATCCAATCTATTCCCGGAATTGGAGAAAAGATCGCCGCCACGATTATTTCTGAGATCGGTGAGATAGATCGGTTTAATCACCCAAAGAAGTTGGTTGCATTCGCTGGAGTCGACCCTAGTGTTTACTCTTCAGGAAAGTTTACAGCTTCCGTTAATCGGATAACTAAAAGAGGCTCTTCCAGACTGAGACATGCCTTATTTATGGCCGTTCAATGCGGGATTAGAGATTCTCGTAAGCAAAAGACAACCGACGAAATTATTGCACGGAACAAGAGACTCAGAGAGTTTTACGATAAAAAACGCGAAGAAGGTAAACCATTTAGAGTCGCTGTCATTGCTTGTGTCAATAAACTCTTACATTGGATTTATGCTTTACTGAAAAGCAAAACACCTTTCCAAGATGTAGCTTGATAGCTATATCTAACTAGATAGACCAAGACCTTCCAAAAAGTACAGATTGGTAGGTTATTTGGTATACTCATTTTTAGTATAGCATGTGTAATTTCATTTTTTTATTGAAATTGTTGACAAACTATTAGCTGGTTTACTTTAAGTACATTATTTCACAAAGCCATTAATCATTATAAAATCTAACTATGCTTGCATTGAAAATTAAAATAAGTCCCCAACTTCTGCACTAGCTACTTTTATAAATATATTAGTTTACCAACTGACTCCATAAGAATTTTGAAATTGTTCAGTCAATTGAGGGTGGTCTGTAAGGCTAAATACATCTAATACCGTCCTATTGTTTTGATAAACTCGAACTATAAACTCTTCACCGTCAGCCTTAGCTAAATAAAATTTTCGCAATTGTGGAGAGTCTTCTGTTCCAACATATTTAAATGATATCTCACTGCTTGAGCTAAGGACTTCAACCATATTTGCTTCGAGAGTCCTTTGTTGTTGAGCGTTTGCAAATGCAATTATTCCAACAAAAAATATTAAAGAAATAACAATAAAACCAATCATACCTTTAGCAATACTAACTTCATTACCAGTAACAACTTTGGGTTTTCTATTAACCTCCGTTTGCATACCAACACCTCCTATGCTATATTACTAAAAAAATTCCAGTTATACCATTTAATTAGCTATTATTCACTAAATTTCCTTAATTTAGAGTTAGCTACTAGTAAATTAAATTAACATGCTCCTTTAACTTAAAATCATTTTCATTTTATTGACAATAAAAAAAGCAATGCCATGTTCAGCGTTGCTCAGGTAGTGTTATTTTCTACTCGTTATGAATAAATTTTGAGAAAAATAGTAAGCTAATGTTGCGAGTGATAAAGTTGCCAGTAACGGGATTATAGAAGTCTGCCCAAACATTACTTCTTGATTTACACCAATCTTCGTTGAAGAAAAATCAGGAGTATAGAAAATCGTGAGAACCCACCCTGATATAATTTGTAATACGATAAATAGAAGCATAAAACTAAATATAAATACAATAAATTTTCTCATTTTATTCACTCCCTTTAAATTTTATACGAAACGCCTAGAAGTAAGGTTTCAATTTAATCCAATATTTAACAACATTGCCCTTTTGGTTTAATATTAATTTTCTTTTCGTTAACAAAGAGAAATGCATCCCTTATTGAAGGATGCTGCTTCGTTAATTCATTGAAAAATGGCGATAACCATTAATCAGCTATCGCACTCCGTTAGTTTAAATGACATTCTTTACTTAGGACACGCCACTCTTCTTCAACTTTGAATTGTTCTCCTGTAAGTTCGAATATATAATTCTGTGGTTTTGCAGTTTTAAATAATTCCGGAAAAATTTCTTGAGTATAGTTTTCGTGTAAACATGCGCTCTCCCAACCAGTAAACACAAGAAAACCATTACTTTCCCTTTGTAAGAAAGCGATTGTTCCTC carries:
- a CDS encoding IS110 family transposase, with the protein product MNPVIGLDVSKGESQVQAFLDKGKPYRKSFSIKHNREGLETFLAFLQEVEQAAQGQPPSVVLESTGHYHLPVIQFLEDQKYVYIVINPLISHRAKSSSLRKVKTDAVDAYHLCELYYKEELEPYKKRGIQLLNLRNLTRQQETIAEVSANTKLQLHSLLDQVFPEYRGVFGSLYSKVSLLTLQAFPTSEAVLQVDESELVEKIASLCKSRSERWAIEKAQKLREAALRNPFQKNLYESHIFNLEMLTNIVLQYQEHLSNIATEIDALAKEIEEYQIIQSIPGIGEKIAATIISEIGEIDRFNHPKKLVAFAGVDPSVYSSGKFTASVNRITKRGSSRLRHALFMAVQCGIRDSRKQKTTDEIIARNKRLREFYDKKREEGKPFRVAVIACVNKLLHWIYALLKSKTPFQDVA
- a CDS encoding MerR family transcriptional regulator, which produces MKIQKKYYRIGEISDIFGIPKQTLRYYDKIGKFSPEYTDEENGYRYYSLSQLQYLHALKVFKIMGVSSSDIDKYMSTDWDLEKLKENYEMQIKRINNDIRNLISMKKSLKGKIHHFNELRKNNINDITLVERDEKIIYTKDVQINSVEEQEIEYYKAFESLAEANQLIQVNPGFIVKKTSFVNDSTIASSLFLDIPNNIPNDYNTSIIPKGYFLSLYIEDSYSNSPIYYKKLKDYIEENEIEILSDVFEFCYTVLPSKENDLSSWELLVRINPLTLQLL
- a CDS encoding LysR family transcriptional regulator, with translation MDIKQLRTFLVASKTLNFTKTAEQMQYAQSSVTAQIKKLEAEFDLKLFERLGKRLVLTQSGESLRQYATKIVHLEEEARKSLKADHNGGTLIIGAQESQCTYRLPGLLRDYKLKYPSIQLIFKAAHSDEMATKSLMKGEIDLAFIMDAQKMNPYVQSTPLIQEKLLLICSPTHSLAAQSTVIPEELGTETILYTESGCPYRNTFEDILNNHQVTPKTTLEFISLEAIKQCVISNLGVAVLPEMVVKEELKKTELVELKFKVEMPTLTTQMALHKDKWVSPQLADFIGMTKEYFK
- a CDS encoding flavodoxin family protein, which gives rise to MIKVAIVYHSEGGRTKKQAEAIRRGAESLEGTEVLFLTTQEASERLEDLDRADAIVFGSPTYLGSMSAEMKRFLESGIDRWFSRAWQNKIAGTFTHSTNFSGDKVNTLIGMLFNAMQQGMIYVSLGQLPASNEPDSMKSLVGPSPDAINRIDGSIGAMATSFEVKADEAPSKGDILTAEAYGRRIADITAQFARGRQ
- a CDS encoding NAD(P)H-dependent oxidoreductase, coding for MRNLLIINGHDYYERAQGQLNNTMVKHITELTPKGYEVIHTDIIKGYHVNEEIQKFKWADVVIIQAPIYWFSLPGILKKYIDDVFVPDVFFGKAKKFGTGGKFNEKEYMLSVTWGARESAFNGMKDDFLEGLSEDQVLLSIHKTFEYCGFNKLPTFSIYSSMNLAELDSYITKLKHHLQEHLFNSFE